In a genomic window of Streptomyces roseoviridis:
- a CDS encoding DUF4177 domain-containing protein, translating to MTKWEYATVPLLVHATKQILDTWGEDGWELVQVVPGPNNPEQLVAYLKREKSS from the coding sequence ATGACCAAGTGGGAGTACGCGACTGTGCCGCTGCTGGTGCACGCGACGAAGCAGATTCTTGACACCTGGGGCGAGGACGGCTGGGAGCTCGTCCAGGTCGTGCCCGGGCCGAACAACCCCGAGCAGCTCGTGGCCTACCTGAAGCGGGAGAAGTCCTCGTGA